The DNA sequence TCATGAACTCTATCACACAGCTTTTGTCCCTGATTAATGCCAATGTTCCACTTCCTCTCCATTCCTGCTCATCCAAAAAGGAGTGCATATATCACATAAATAATATCCCGATCCACCCAAATGGGATCGAGTTCACTATTCTTAAAATGAAACTGTACGCATCTTAATCTTCCCTAGATCTCCAATTAGAATTTCTAGATTCGTATGGCCTAGGCAAACTCAACAAGCaatctcagagagagagagagtaggtgAGAGGTTGCTTTCATAGGTGAGAGAGAGTATTATTGTCAAACTTTGGGCAAATTGCTTTTATAGTTTTTGCTTTGCAACAGGAAAGAGACCCCAGTATGCGTCTTATCACccgccccccaaaaaaaaaaaaaagaagaagatagataAGGAGAAGGACCCCACAACCCTTGCAACCGACCCTACCCACTACCTAAATTATACTCCATAATTATCAAAGGATAGATACAAAGCACAATAGAATAGATTGCAAGTGTCCCCACACTGCAATGATtgtccaaaagaaagaaaaaataacgtTACAATGGCAAAGGTgtttgagaattaaaaaaaatcccagcTGATTGGGCTTTTGCTTGGAATGCCTATATCCCAAATTATGCAATTTGTAAAAATGAGAGTTCATTTCAGAGCTTATGCACCACCTTTCACCGTAAAAGAATAAcaatacaattaattatatgagtGCAACAAATTTATACGACGTAATATCAAATGTTGGACTCAGAGCACAAATAGATAACATATTTTTGCAGTTTATCAGATAAGGATTAGGCTTATAAGTGAGCTGAGAGTGAGTCAAGAGACTCGAGACGGTCAAAATTCATTGCTGTTTTTCAgacttgaataaaaattaactggtcaataaaaataaaaataaaaataaaaatctcacgCGTGCTAATAACAGCACCTCCTCTCCACATTCGGTCAAACTAAGGAGGATCCATTTCACGATTCGCCGGTGGCCGTGGATCTCGAGTCATTTAATCGGTGGGTTTCACGATCACAAGCTGGGTCCAATACCAAAGAAACGCATTCCCAATCCCTTCCTCCGAAAGCCAAAAAGCGTACAAATCGAAGAGCaaataaaagagaatgagtATCACGCAGTTCTAGTGTAGGGGCTTTTGCTTCCGAGTTACGGCGTTCGAGACGCCACGAGCCCTTTCTATGCCTCTCTCTGCTACGAACcgaattcaataaaattaataaagaaaagagtgccctctaaaaaaaatgtgaaattggTAAAAGGATTCTCCTTTGTTCCCTTCCAAGAAACCGTCACAACCGCACCCACCATGCCTTGAAGAGAACAACTAGAAAGCCACCACCCCACCAAAAATACTTGCGCATTTTGATATATTCCaacatgataaataaaaataaaataaagcaacTCTTGTATTGTAaacacaaaactcattttacgAAATCGATGagaagcaaataaaatatcttaacgaTCTCAAGTGTGTTTCaatttacaagattttggtAGTTATGtactctccttttttttctttttttcttttcactttttctggTCCTAGTTTATTACAACGATCATAGATTTGCTGCTTCTTAGATCATAAAAAAGAGTGGGAAGAaatgagaacaaaaaaaaaaaaagagttgtacCATTGCCCTAATTACGACTAtctgttatttatatatttatgactTTTATACCCGTAAGTTTTGGGAAAAATATACGGgtgaaaatccaaaaatatttttagggcTTCTCCTTCAGAAGAGAAGCCAATCCGGTGACCATCTTTGCTCCTCTCTCAACGCTCTTCGGTTTTACCGCCGGTGGCTGCCACGGGGGAACCACTTTCGCTTCCTCTTCCATGCCGGGATTTCTCGACCGGCGAGAAAACACCGAATCACATGGGATAGCATCGGACGGCACCATTTCCTCTCCGAAGATCAGCTCCAACTCACCCCAATCGCTGTCGGTCGTGACCGAAGAATCTTCATTCTCGGTCCCCGAAACTGTGTCTCCAACGGTATAGGATGATCGGGCCTGGGTGGTTCTGGTGTAAGTAGAGAGCCACTTGGCCCGCATGTACTCGGCCTTCCTCCACGGCGGAAAGTGCAACCCTTTCTTCTTCAGGCTTTGCCTTGCTGCCTCCGATACGATTGAGACGATCCGGTCCAGCCGATCCGGTTTACCCACGAAAATGTACGGCAGATATTGCAGGACCGCCTTGTACGTTCCGGTCGATCGAGCTATCTCAAACTCCGATCGGAAATCGATGTCGAGCAACAATCTTTCCCCCTCCACTATTACATCTATGTATTCGTATTCCCCTGAACCAAAACCAACCAATTTTCTCagtttttgtttctaatttaaaagaaattgattaaaaaaaacagagagatagagagatagaaTACCGGCTGGGTAAGAGGGGGATTTGTCCCATTTGGATTTGCAGATTGAGGTATCGTAGccgagagatgagagagactCCGTGACAATTGTTTTCAGATCGTCTTTAAGTTTGTGAGTTTTGTTGTTCTCGACGATCTTCGCTGCGTCTGCTAAGAGGTTTCTCTCGGCGACGCTAGAGCAAGGAATTAGATTCTGTTGCAAGAAACACGATTCTTCCTGATTAATTTTAGCtcataagatttttttttttttctcaattcttaAAGGAAGCATTACCTATGCTCCGTTTGGTTACTGAAAATCTTTTAGAACGATCACAAATTAGAAGTTGGCGGAGGCAGGAATTGAAGCGACATTTACCTTGATTATATCAAAGGAATCGCCGCCGAACGATGATCCGGAGGTCATGGATTCGCCGCCAAAACCAGCGAACACCTCAAACTCGTCATCGGAGCTGTCATTGCTATTGCCGTTGAAGCAATTGCAGCGGTTCCGGCCTAACTTGGCCGCCGCGGAGGATTGTTTGTCGTTACTCTCCTGCTCGATAAAGTTCTGCACCATCTTCGCCAAGCAAACCGAGCTGGGCTCGAACTCTGGCCCTCCATCTTTGTTGCTGTACTGAGCCTCGCCACCACTCGGCTTCTCCGCCGAAGAAATCTTCAGAACGCTAGGGAACTGCCGATCAAAGAGCCTCCTGAGCCGTGATTTCAACACCGGTTTGGCATTATCGGTTCTAACAACCGGTTCCCTCACTGCTGCTTGAGAATCAACGTCAATGGGTTGGATCTTCATCGGAAAAGGCATGGTGAAGTTAATACGATCTTGTATGAAACCGCTCTGTTATTTCTGGTCCATTTTCAGAGCTGAATAATATCGGATTCGATTGGAAATTCACAGCCTCAGAGTaacaagattttaaaaaagCAAACTGCACCTTAATCCAAATGTGCCTCCCTCACTTCCAAATATACACACATATCCATGAACCagagaacagaaaaaaaaaaatatacttcaaTTCAATGCCACAACTCAGTGCACAGTGTCACACAGTCTGCATCCACTTTCATCTTTTGAAAAGTCTCTCAACAGACAAAGCATCTCTGCCGGTCGTAAATTTTCGCCGATCACCGGGTCAATCCAGTCCGAAGCTAAActaaacaaagaacaaaaaactaatctaccaaaattttcaaacgaGCGAGAAATCGTTGTACCTTCTCCAGGAATTATCGTGGCGAAGAAAAATGGAATAACCTTTGGCACgatgatgaagaatattttttCCAGTCAGGGTCTTTCGTGAAACACGTGACGACGATGGTCGGAAATATGGAGAGCAGGTGTTTGTAGGGACGAGAAGTTCGCCGGAATATTCATTTTCCCGGCGAGATGATCTTCAACGTCAAAGTTAGGAGAAACAGAGAGAATGGGTTTGGAGGTTTCTGGTTATCGGCTAAAACTCGTGGCGTGGGTGATGTGCTGGAATGGGAATTTATAGGGAGAACGAGGGAGGTCTGGGAATGCTGAGTCGGAGTCATTTGCCACGTGTAGTCCTACATGGCGGGGTTATCCTGAAAGCGGATGTTCGCTCACATGTTAGGGGTTGCATGCAGTTGCAGTTTGTGGACGATTGGAGTCGGCGACACGTGTTGAAGGTGACGATCAAGGACGGTCTCGATTGGCTCTTTGGGGTCGAAATTACTAAACAGTCTGCCACTAGTGTGGGATTTTCGGCCTCGTAATCCGGTGATATCGAAAACTCAACCGTCGTCGAGGCGATGGTAGCAAATGTGTAAATGTTTgaaaattagaaagagaaaaGTAAGGTTCATTGTGGGGTTCAGCGCTCGttgtttttagagataaaatgaaatgaggtgagattaaaattaaaagattaaataaaatattattaaaatatattttttaatattatttttattttaaaatttaaaaaattaaattatttattttattttacattaaaaattaaaaaaattataataattagatgagataaaatattttatgaaaataaaccaAACAGTCTTCCAGAAACGGAGAGATCTTAAAGTATGTGTACTCGGACGATCTTGAGTGGTCTGCTCCAAACACTGTATGAcacgtattatatatatatatattaatctccTCTTTTATCTctttccgttttttttttttaatatttttgtttctataaAACATTGTCTttgctaattttcttttttatcattttttgaccaagctaccttcttttttattggtgttgaaaattgaatacaTTTCTGATAAATGGATGTAAatgattataataatttttttgggtgaatatataatttactaaattagtttatataaattgtatttgccaagaaaaaaaaaagtagaaattcTAGATTGttg is a window from the Juglans regia cultivar Chandler chromosome 7, Walnut 2.0, whole genome shotgun sequence genome containing:
- the LOC108989472 gene encoding uncharacterized protein LOC108989472, giving the protein MPFPMKIQPIDVDSQAAVREPVVRTDNAKPVLKSRLRRLFDRQFPSVLKISSAEKPSGGEAQYSNKDGGPEFEPSSVCLAKMVQNFIEQESNDKQSSAAAKLGRNRCNCFNGNSNDSSDDEFEVFAGFGGESMTSGSSFGGDSFDIIKNLIPCSSVAERNLLADAAKIVENNKTHKLKDDLKTIVTESLSSLGYDTSICKSKWDKSPSYPAGEYEYIDVIVEGERLLLDIDFRSEFEIARSTGTYKAVLQYLPYIFVGKPDRLDRIVSIVSEAARQSLKKKGLHFPPWRKAEYMRAKWLSTYTRTTQARSSYTVGDTVSGTENEDSSVTTDSDWGELELIFGEEMVPSDAIPCDSVFSRRSRNPGMEEEAKVVPPWQPPAVKPKSVERGAKMVTGLASLLKEKP